Proteins encoded by one window of Geobacter sp. DSM 9736:
- the yajC gene encoding preprotein translocase subunit YajC encodes MLGLAFAMAAPPGGTGGGSQSALLNLVPLVLMFAIFYFLLIRPQQKKAKEHRALLDSLKKGDQVITAGGMHGKVTSLEGDVVTLEISTGVNVKFNKGHVASVVKKS; translated from the coding sequence ATGTTAGGTTTGGCTTTTGCAATGGCAGCACCCCCAGGAGGCACCGGCGGCGGCAGCCAGTCTGCGCTGCTCAACCTGGTGCCGCTGGTCCTGATGTTCGCGATTTTCTACTTTCTCCTCATCCGCCCCCAGCAGAAGAAAGCCAAGGAACACCGGGCGCTCCTCGACTCACTCAAGAAGGGAGACCAGGTAATCACCGCCGGCGGTATGCACGGAAAGGTGACCTCCCTCGAAGGAGATGTCGTTACGCTCGAAATCTCCACCGGAGTGAACGTCAAGTTCAACAAGGGACACGTCGCCAGCGTGGTGAAAAAAAGCTGA
- the tgt gene encoding tRNA guanosine(34) transglycosylase Tgt encodes MSSLTFKVLHRDSSTSARLGSLTTTHGTIDTPIFMPVGTQATVKAMTPEELREAGAQIILANTYHLYLRPGHDLIGRLGGLHGFMNWKGPILTDSGGFQVFSLGELRKISEEGVSFRSHLDGSTHFISPETAIRIQESLGSDIIMCFDECPPYPAEYGYVRRSMELTGRWARRCKAVHRREGQALFGIVQGGMYPDLRRQSAMEMQEIGFDGYALGGLSVGEEKPVMHEMLNQCAPFLPEEQPRYVMGIGAPEDLVEAINAGFDMFDCVMPTRNARNGMLFTSRGRLNIKGAAYAEDQSPVDPDCTCYVCRNYSRAYLRHLFRSREILASRLNTWHNLHYFLNLMAEARKAIAEDRFKQFRADFYERSQNGYRIT; translated from the coding sequence TTGTCGTCACTAACATTCAAGGTTCTTCACCGGGACAGCTCCACATCCGCCCGGCTCGGCTCTTTGACAACCACGCACGGCACCATCGACACCCCTATTTTCATGCCCGTGGGGACCCAGGCGACGGTGAAGGCCATGACCCCCGAGGAACTGCGGGAAGCCGGCGCCCAGATCATCCTCGCCAACACCTACCATCTTTACCTCCGGCCCGGCCACGACCTCATCGGCCGACTCGGCGGTCTCCACGGCTTCATGAACTGGAAGGGCCCGATCCTCACCGATAGCGGCGGTTTTCAGGTCTTCAGCCTCGGGGAGCTGCGCAAGATCTCCGAAGAAGGGGTAAGTTTCCGCTCGCACCTGGACGGCTCCACCCATTTCATCTCCCCCGAAACCGCAATTCGCATTCAGGAGTCGCTCGGGAGCGACATCATCATGTGCTTCGACGAGTGCCCTCCTTATCCGGCAGAGTACGGTTACGTTCGCCGCTCCATGGAACTTACCGGGCGATGGGCACGCCGCTGCAAAGCTGTTCATCGGCGGGAGGGGCAGGCGCTTTTTGGAATCGTCCAGGGGGGAATGTATCCGGACCTGCGGAGACAGAGCGCCATGGAAATGCAGGAGATCGGCTTCGACGGCTACGCCCTCGGAGGCTTGTCGGTTGGGGAAGAAAAACCGGTAATGCACGAGATGCTGAATCAGTGCGCACCGTTTCTCCCCGAGGAACAGCCTCGCTACGTCATGGGAATAGGCGCCCCGGAGGATCTTGTGGAAGCGATCAATGCTGGATTCGACATGTTCGACTGCGTGATGCCGACCAGAAATGCCAGAAACGGAATGCTCTTCACTTCCAGGGGTCGCCTCAACATCAAGGGAGCGGCATATGCCGAAGATCAGTCGCCGGTTGACCCCGACTGCACCTGCTACGTTTGCCGCAATTACAGCCGCGCTTACCTCCGGCACCTCTTCCGGTCACGGGAAATCCTGGCTTCACGGCTCAACACGTGGCATAACCTCCACTACTTCCTGAACCTGATGGCCGAAGCGCGGAAAGCTATCGCCGAAGACCGGTTCAAGCAGTTCAGGGCCGATTTCTACGAACGGAGTCAGAACGGGTACCGCATCACATGA
- a CDS encoding ATP-binding protein gives MIQTAHFKIDPRLAMLLGETYRSTEHALKELVDNAWDADAENVWIQLPEPLTSDPIIIRDDGIGMDEREVRREYLTVARDRRSSLGDLTSWKNRRVKGRKGIGKFAGLMAADIMQLETRAAGTATYLTIPRHDLLAADMDLEQFDLLINTVPCDPSDHGTTITLSDLNQNLSFPSPEKLKELLTIEYGRQRDFHIHVNGTLVDMEDIPGTGFQLDAELPDAGPVRLRFKIVDRRQKLKSFGVAVRVGGKIVGRPGFFGLEQDEELPLGLLRQIYGEVEADGLADDTTADWGAFVENSKGYRVVEQWAAEHLRREALKSFRHDLGLARSRLKKEIAERLAALPEARKIYGEQVMEKVLLSGYGLSDDRIKPIVGALLDALAEMPDSRDTSKK, from the coding sequence ATGATCCAGACCGCACACTTCAAGATCGATCCGCGGCTGGCAATGCTGCTGGGCGAAACGTACCGCTCGACGGAGCACGCGCTGAAGGAACTGGTGGACAATGCGTGGGACGCCGACGCGGAGAACGTCTGGATCCAGCTTCCTGAACCGCTTACCAGCGACCCGATCATCATCAGGGATGACGGCATCGGGATGGACGAGCGTGAAGTGCGCCGGGAGTACCTTACGGTGGCGCGTGACCGGCGCTCCTCCCTGGGGGACCTCACCTCCTGGAAGAACCGCCGGGTGAAGGGGCGCAAGGGGATCGGCAAGTTCGCAGGTCTCATGGCAGCGGACATCATGCAGCTGGAAACCCGGGCGGCAGGTACCGCAACCTACCTCACGATTCCACGCCATGACCTCCTCGCAGCAGACATGGACCTGGAGCAGTTCGACCTGCTCATCAACACCGTCCCCTGCGATCCCTCCGACCATGGCACGACGATCACCCTCTCGGACCTGAATCAGAACCTCTCCTTCCCGAGCCCGGAGAAACTCAAGGAACTGCTCACCATCGAGTACGGAAGGCAGCGCGACTTCCATATCCATGTAAACGGCACTCTTGTCGATATGGAAGACATTCCCGGCACGGGCTTTCAGCTCGATGCCGAACTTCCCGACGCAGGCCCTGTCCGTTTGCGGTTCAAGATCGTGGACCGTAGACAGAAACTCAAGAGCTTCGGAGTAGCAGTACGGGTGGGAGGGAAAATCGTAGGCCGCCCGGGCTTTTTCGGACTTGAGCAGGACGAAGAACTACCCTTGGGGCTGCTGCGGCAGATCTACGGCGAAGTGGAAGCCGACGGACTCGCCGACGATACGACAGCCGACTGGGGAGCTTTCGTGGAAAACAGCAAGGGATATCGGGTTGTGGAGCAATGGGCGGCGGAGCACCTCCGAAGGGAGGCTCTCAAATCTTTCCGCCACGACCTCGGGCTTGCCCGGTCACGCCTAAAGAAGGAGATAGCAGAAAGGCTGGCGGCCCTGCCGGAAGCGCGGAAGATCTACGGGGAGCAGGTAATGGAAAAAGTGCTGCTGTCGGGTTACGGCCTGAGCGATGATCGGATCAAACCCATCGTGGGAGCTCTCCTCGACGCGCTGGCCGAAATGCCGGACAGCCGTGACACATCGAAGAAATAA
- a CDS encoding cation diffusion facilitator family transporter produces MQRNERFGEAEQVIRIGFLVNALLMTGKILAGYFGRSEAVLADGVESACDFIAIFSTMVALRIGRKPFDEEHPYGHGKAESISAVIVSIIIFGTGAGILYRSARSIILGGHETPGFVAVAAALLTIITKEWLFRYSIRKGARLESPAIIAIARDHRKDALTSIATLIGVTAAFFGFGAMDPIAAGITSLFIFHIGWVTFRSAAHDLMDALPSQELVSAITLLAEGVEGVEHVHEIKARRSGQYVIVDLKLDMDPEMTVKNSHAIATHVKRLIFEKFPNVGDVMIHINPHEEQHEDLIRL; encoded by the coding sequence ATGCAGCGCAATGAACGCTTCGGAGAAGCCGAGCAGGTCATCCGTATCGGCTTCCTGGTCAACGCGCTCCTCATGACCGGGAAGATTCTTGCCGGCTATTTTGGAAGATCGGAAGCCGTCCTTGCCGACGGCGTAGAGAGTGCATGCGACTTTATCGCCATATTTTCGACGATGGTCGCGCTGCGCATAGGCCGCAAGCCCTTCGATGAGGAGCACCCCTACGGCCACGGAAAAGCCGAGAGCATCTCGGCCGTGATCGTGTCGATCATCATCTTCGGCACCGGCGCCGGAATCCTGTACCGCTCCGCCCGGTCGATCATTCTGGGTGGACATGAAACACCGGGATTCGTTGCGGTAGCCGCCGCACTTCTGACAATCATCACGAAGGAGTGGCTTTTCCGCTATTCGATCCGAAAGGGGGCTCGCCTCGAAAGTCCGGCGATCATAGCTATCGCCAGAGACCACCGCAAAGACGCGCTCACCTCCATCGCCACCCTGATCGGCGTCACTGCCGCCTTTTTCGGCTTCGGCGCAATGGACCCGATAGCTGCCGGCATCACATCGTTATTCATCTTTCATATAGGCTGGGTAACCTTTCGCTCCGCGGCACACGACCTTATGGACGCCCTCCCCTCGCAGGAACTGGTCAGTGCGATAACCCTCCTCGCGGAAGGGGTGGAGGGAGTGGAGCATGTCCACGAGATCAAGGCACGCAGATCCGGCCAATATGTAATCGTGGACCTGAAGCTGGACATGGACCCTGAGATGACGGTAAAAAACTCCCATGCCATTGCTACCCACGTCAAGCGGCTGATATTCGAGAAATTTCCGAACGTGGGTGACGTCATGATCCATATCAATCCGCACGAAGAGCAGCATGAAGATCTGATACGCCTTTAG
- a CDS encoding tetratricopeptide repeat protein, translating to MNKENMLYVVIALLVGILGTVLVLGVANKSKEPAAPVGNAMPATSPAEVQQRITEAEKIVAQDPKNVQAWVQLGNDYFDTNQPQKAISAYGKALELQPNNPNVLTDQGVMYKNVGWYDKAIANFEKAAQIDPKHVQSLFNIGIVYATDLNQPDKAIAAWNRFLAVDSSSPQAQQIRGMIEQLKSGGGLK from the coding sequence GTGAACAAGGAAAATATGCTTTACGTCGTCATCGCACTGCTTGTAGGTATACTCGGTACGGTCCTCGTGCTCGGCGTCGCCAACAAGAGCAAAGAACCGGCCGCGCCGGTGGGCAATGCCATGCCGGCCACTTCACCGGCCGAAGTCCAGCAACGGATAACCGAAGCGGAAAAGATCGTCGCGCAGGATCCGAAGAACGTTCAGGCATGGGTCCAGCTCGGCAACGATTATTTCGACACAAACCAGCCCCAGAAGGCGATTTCCGCCTACGGCAAAGCCCTCGAACTTCAGCCGAACAACCCCAACGTACTCACCGACCAGGGAGTGATGTACAAGAACGTAGGCTGGTACGACAAAGCTATCGCCAACTTCGAGAAGGCGGCGCAGATAGATCCGAAGCATGTGCAGAGCCTCTTCAACATCGGCATCGTCTACGCGACCGACCTGAACCAGCCGGACAAGGCCATAGCCGCCTGGAACCGGTTTCTTGCCGTCGACTCCTCCAGCCCTCAGGCACAACAGATCAGGGGAATGATAGAGCAGCTGAAAAGCGGCGGAGGCCTGAAGTGA
- the secD gene encoding protein translocase subunit SecD, translating into MSKGLTWRASLIFLFLMISCLYLVPTLVSPLPSWWKGLLPKDKIHLGLDLQGGTHLVMEVETEKAVEGALDLIAGDLEDSLSAQNLRFKRIGKAGGDRVEMTLYDKGTADTVQQLVKKKYPELELLPQGEQGGFITLQLRMNEKTAQDRKDKAVAQALETIRNRIDQFGVSEPVIQREGINHIVVQLPGIKDPKRAIELIGKTARLEFKLVDESINPIGATPGTIPEDDELLMEKRVDPTTGAVSENPLVVKRKAIITGDLLTDAQVRIDSQFNQPYVAIEFNSTGARLFDQITAANVGKRFAIVLDNNIYSAPVIRERISGGSAQISGSFTEKEAADLAIVLRAGSLPAPVNIIQNVTVGPSLGQDSINKGLIAGLVGVALVVVFMAIYYKLSGLIANAGMVLNIVYLMGALAALGATLTLPGIAAIVLLVGMSVDSNVLIFERIREELRLGKTPAAGVDAGYDKAFLTIMDSHVTTLITAAVLFQFGTGPVKGFAVSLSLGIIINLFTALVATRVIYDWFLSRGVKRLSI; encoded by the coding sequence ATGTCCAAGGGCCTAACCTGGCGCGCTTCACTGATTTTCCTGTTTTTAATGATTTCCTGCCTCTATCTTGTCCCTACCCTGGTTTCCCCTCTTCCCTCCTGGTGGAAAGGGCTCCTCCCCAAGGACAAAATCCATCTGGGGCTCGACCTCCAGGGTGGTACCCACCTGGTGATGGAGGTTGAAACCGAGAAGGCGGTTGAAGGTGCTCTCGACCTGATCGCCGGCGACCTTGAAGACTCGCTCAGCGCCCAGAACCTCCGCTTCAAGCGTATCGGGAAAGCGGGAGGAGATCGGGTAGAGATGACCCTCTACGACAAAGGAACCGCCGACACCGTACAGCAGCTGGTTAAGAAGAAATACCCGGAGCTCGAACTGCTCCCGCAGGGAGAACAGGGGGGCTTTATAACCCTTCAGCTCAGGATGAACGAAAAGACGGCCCAGGATCGCAAGGACAAGGCAGTTGCCCAGGCGCTCGAAACTATCCGTAACAGGATAGACCAGTTCGGAGTTTCCGAACCTGTCATCCAACGGGAAGGAATCAATCACATCGTGGTTCAACTTCCGGGCATAAAGGACCCGAAGCGCGCCATCGAGCTGATTGGAAAGACGGCGCGGCTGGAGTTCAAGCTGGTGGATGAAAGCATCAATCCCATCGGCGCCACCCCCGGCACGATCCCCGAGGATGATGAACTCCTCATGGAAAAGAGGGTGGATCCCACCACCGGCGCGGTTTCCGAAAACCCTCTGGTCGTCAAGCGCAAGGCGATAATTACCGGCGACCTTCTCACAGACGCACAGGTACGGATCGACTCCCAGTTCAACCAGCCTTACGTTGCCATAGAATTCAATTCGACCGGCGCCCGCCTCTTCGACCAGATCACGGCTGCCAACGTGGGCAAACGTTTCGCCATCGTTCTCGACAACAACATCTACTCCGCCCCGGTCATCCGGGAGCGCATTTCCGGCGGCAGCGCCCAGATCTCCGGCTCCTTCACCGAAAAGGAAGCCGCAGACCTCGCCATAGTGCTTCGTGCAGGCTCCCTCCCGGCACCGGTCAACATTATCCAGAATGTGACCGTAGGGCCATCGCTGGGCCAGGACTCGATCAACAAGGGGCTCATCGCCGGACTTGTTGGTGTGGCTCTCGTCGTAGTCTTCATGGCCATCTACTACAAGCTGTCGGGCCTGATCGCCAATGCGGGCATGGTCCTCAACATCGTCTACCTGATGGGGGCCCTTGCCGCACTGGGTGCAACGCTGACTCTTCCGGGCATCGCGGCAATCGTCCTGCTCGTGGGGATGTCGGTCGACTCCAACGTCCTCATCTTCGAGCGTATCCGGGAGGAGCTACGGCTCGGCAAGACCCCGGCGGCAGGAGTGGATGCCGGATATGACAAAGCGTTTCTCACCATCATGGATTCCCATGTCACCACACTCATAACCGCGGCCGTCCTCTTCCAGTTCGGCACCGGGCCCGTGAAGGGTTTCGCGGTGTCGCTGAGCCTTGGTATCATCATCAATCTCTTCACCGCGCTGGTCGCCACCAGAGTCATCTACGACTGGTTCCTGTCGCGTGGTGTAAAGAGACTGAGCATATAG
- the recJ gene encoding single-stranded-DNA-specific exonuclease RecJ: protein MKPVIARRWNIRNPDRADIDRLTSTGIPPLLGRILLNRGISDPDRANLFLSAALGELHDPFLLHGMEAAVERLTTAIARGERVCVYGDYDVDGITSVALLIGFFRAVGLDCFYYIPHRLEEGYGLAADGIEAVAARGARIIVTVDCGITAVSEAALCKDLGLDLIITDHHTPPAKLPEALALVNPLHPDCRFPFKQLAGVGVAFNLLIALRSRLRELGFFGSVTEPNLREFLDLVALGTIADIVPLIDENRIFARHGLIQLSRTTRPGVEALKRVAGISGAVSCGGVGFRLAPRLNAAGRLEDAALGVELLLSRDAARSAQIALDLDRSNAERQAIEQEILRQALAMVQDGAASGRKSIVLSSEAWHPGVIGIVASRIVDIFYRPTVLIALQEGSGRGSGRSIPNFHLHDALNACSEHLVKFGGHKYAAGLTIDEATLEAFVEMFDQVAAGSLSEEDLTPEINIDAELDPTDITLDLADQMEHLAPFGAGNPEPVFALRRVKIAERRILKESHLKLRVAAGGRTFEAIGFNMAGEWGTQGCADIAFTLQKNVWNGRQGLQLRLKDIRPAEEGDAL from the coding sequence ATGAAACCGGTGATCGCAAGACGCTGGAACATACGCAACCCCGACCGGGCCGATATCGACCGGTTGACCAGTACGGGAATCCCCCCCCTGCTAGGACGAATTCTCCTGAACAGGGGAATTTCGGACCCCGACAGAGCCAACCTCTTTCTCTCCGCAGCGCTGGGGGAACTCCACGACCCTTTCCTGCTTCACGGCATGGAAGCGGCAGTGGAGCGGCTGACGACGGCGATTGCCCGCGGAGAGAGGGTGTGCGTCTACGGCGATTACGACGTGGACGGTATTACCTCCGTTGCCCTGCTCATAGGCTTCTTTCGTGCCGTCGGCCTCGATTGCTTCTATTACATTCCCCACCGCCTCGAAGAAGGATACGGGCTTGCCGCCGATGGAATAGAGGCCGTAGCCGCCCGGGGCGCCCGGATAATAGTGACCGTTGACTGCGGAATAACCGCAGTGTCCGAAGCCGCTCTCTGCAAGGATCTCGGCCTCGACCTCATCATCACCGATCATCATACTCCCCCGGCGAAGCTCCCCGAGGCGCTGGCTCTCGTCAACCCGCTCCACCCGGACTGCCGTTTCCCCTTCAAGCAACTCGCAGGGGTCGGAGTCGCCTTCAACCTGCTCATCGCGCTGCGCAGCCGCCTGCGGGAGCTCGGCTTCTTCGGCTCCGTTACTGAACCGAACCTGCGCGAATTCCTCGACCTCGTCGCTCTCGGAACCATTGCCGACATAGTTCCACTCATAGATGAAAACCGTATTTTCGCCCGTCATGGTCTTATACAGCTGTCCCGGACGACGAGGCCAGGCGTAGAAGCGCTGAAAAGGGTAGCCGGGATTTCCGGCGCAGTGAGTTGCGGCGGCGTCGGGTTCCGTCTCGCCCCTCGCCTCAACGCCGCAGGCAGACTGGAAGACGCCGCCCTGGGGGTGGAACTGCTGCTTAGCCGGGATGCGGCCCGCTCTGCCCAGATAGCGCTGGATCTCGACAGAAGCAATGCGGAACGTCAGGCCATCGAGCAGGAAATCCTTCGCCAGGCTCTTGCCATGGTGCAAGACGGAGCCGCCTCGGGAAGAAAAAGCATCGTACTCTCCTCCGAGGCATGGCATCCGGGGGTTATCGGCATCGTAGCCTCCCGTATCGTTGACATCTTCTACCGGCCCACCGTTCTCATCGCTCTCCAGGAAGGAAGCGGCCGCGGCTCCGGACGAAGCATCCCGAATTTCCACCTCCATGACGCCCTCAACGCTTGCTCCGAGCACCTGGTCAAGTTCGGAGGGCACAAATATGCCGCCGGGCTGACCATCGACGAAGCGACCCTGGAAGCGTTCGTCGAGATGTTCGATCAGGTGGCGGCCGGTTCCCTGTCCGAGGAGGATCTCACACCGGAAATAAACATCGATGCGGAACTCGATCCGACTGACATTACCCTTGATCTGGCGGATCAGATGGAGCATCTCGCACCTTTCGGAGCAGGAAATCCTGAGCCGGTCTTCGCACTGCGAAGGGTGAAGATCGCCGAACGGCGTATTCTCAAGGAATCGCACCTTAAACTGCGGGTTGCGGCCGGGGGACGCACGTTCGAGGCTATAGGATTCAACATGGCGGGGGAATGGGGAACGCAGGGATGCGCCGATATCGCCTTCACCCTGCAGAAGAACGTCTGGAACGGCCGCCAGGGCCTTCAGCTTCGCCTCAAGGACATCCGGCCAGCCGAGGAAGGAGATGCCCTCTGA
- the secF gene encoding protein translocase subunit SecF — translation MELLKKTNIDFIGMKNISFIISGIISIIGIIGIIQIALGTANMGIDFSGGTSVQLKFAQPVSIEQARQALAKHNLKEANLQEIKEGNKLLIKVGKTTLATGKVAETIEGVFKQEMPGNSFVVESSTEIGPSIGDKLRKDTLVAVVISLIGIIIYIAWRFDFKFGVGAVVSTTHDVLAMIAVFFVLDKEVNLLLITAVLTIAGYSLTDTVVVFDRIRENLHKNLKESLPSIFNKSINEVLSRTVITSITTFLAAFSLFLFGGEVIHDFAFALVVGVVVATYSSIFVASPVVVILENRGAKAKA, via the coding sequence ATGGAACTGCTCAAGAAGACCAACATCGATTTCATAGGAATGAAGAATATCTCCTTCATCATCTCCGGTATCATCAGCATCATCGGCATCATCGGGATAATCCAGATTGCACTCGGTACCGCCAACATGGGGATCGACTTCTCCGGCGGCACGTCGGTCCAGCTGAAATTCGCCCAGCCGGTAAGCATCGAGCAGGCCCGGCAAGCCCTTGCAAAGCACAACCTGAAGGAAGCTAACCTCCAGGAGATAAAGGAGGGTAACAAACTCCTCATCAAGGTCGGCAAGACCACCCTCGCAACGGGGAAGGTAGCGGAAACCATAGAGGGTGTGTTCAAGCAGGAAATGCCCGGCAACAGCTTCGTAGTAGAGAGCTCCACCGAAATCGGCCCCTCCATCGGGGATAAACTCAGGAAGGACACGCTTGTTGCAGTCGTTATCTCGCTCATCGGCATCATCATCTACATCGCCTGGCGTTTCGACTTCAAGTTCGGTGTAGGCGCCGTTGTATCTACCACCCATGACGTCCTGGCCATGATTGCGGTCTTCTTCGTCCTCGACAAGGAGGTCAATCTCCTGCTGATCACCGCGGTCCTCACAATCGCCGGCTACTCGCTTACCGACACGGTCGTGGTCTTCGACAGGATCCGGGAAAACCTCCATAAGAACCTGAAGGAATCGCTGCCGTCAATCTTCAACAAGAGCATCAACGAGGTACTATCACGGACCGTCATCACCTCCATCACCACATTTCTGGCGGCTTTCTCCCTTTTCCTCTTCGGCGGTGAAGTCATCCATGACTTCGCCTTCGCCCTCGTCGTCGGAGTCGTCGTGGCAACCTACTCGTCAATTTTCGTTGCGAGCCCGGTAGTGGTAATACTCGAGAACCGTGGCGCAAAAGCAAAAGCTTAA
- the queA gene encoding tRNA preQ1(34) S-adenosylmethionine ribosyltransferase-isomerase QueA, which translates to MHLDTFDYQLPPELIAQEPLSRRDAARLLVLRRSHGTVTETVFSGIVSLLRPGDLLVLNDTRVIPARLIGSKESGGRTEIFLVRRLAGPGEVWQCLLRASKSPRPGQMIRLPHGVTAQVVERQDETWRVAFSPEEGFEEWLDRAGQMPLPPYIRRSSADLDQERYQTVFGRNRGAVAAPTAGLHMTPELLNELVARGIAIASVTLHVGLGTFLPVRVDDIREHRMHRELCSIPIATADAVAETRRKGGRVVALGTTVCRALEHASDEAGVLVPGETEADIFIYPGYRFRIVDALITNFHLPKSTLLMLVSAFAGKDFLLEAYAQAVERQFRFFSYGDAMFIE; encoded by the coding sequence GTGCATCTCGATACCTTCGATTATCAGCTGCCTCCGGAACTGATCGCCCAGGAACCGCTTTCCCGTCGGGACGCCGCGCGACTGCTCGTTCTTCGAAGAAGCCATGGAACGGTGACCGAAACCGTCTTTTCGGGAATCGTTTCGCTGCTGCGCCCGGGTGACCTGCTCGTCCTCAACGATACCCGGGTCATACCCGCGCGGCTCATAGGGAGCAAGGAGAGCGGCGGCCGAACCGAGATATTTCTCGTGCGGCGGCTCGCAGGGCCAGGGGAGGTGTGGCAGTGCCTCCTCAGGGCATCGAAATCACCTCGCCCCGGCCAGATGATACGGTTGCCTCACGGGGTTACGGCACAGGTAGTGGAACGGCAGGATGAAACCTGGAGGGTAGCCTTTTCCCCTGAAGAAGGATTCGAAGAATGGCTTGATCGGGCTGGGCAGATGCCGCTCCCCCCTTACATCAGGCGTTCCTCGGCTGACCTCGACCAGGAGCGGTACCAGACTGTCTTCGGTCGGAACAGGGGAGCTGTAGCAGCCCCCACAGCCGGGCTGCACATGACACCGGAGCTTCTGAACGAACTGGTCGCCCGCGGAATAGCGATTGCCTCCGTCACCCTCCACGTAGGGCTGGGAACCTTTCTGCCCGTGCGCGTGGACGACATCCGGGAGCACCGGATGCACCGGGAATTATGCAGTATTCCTATAGCTACGGCAGATGCAGTCGCGGAGACGCGCCGAAAAGGCGGACGTGTCGTGGCGCTGGGGACCACAGTGTGCCGGGCGCTGGAGCACGCAAGCGATGAGGCCGGAGTGCTGGTGCCAGGCGAGACGGAAGCGGACATATTCATCTATCCCGGCTACCGGTTCAGGATCGTAGACGCGCTTATCACGAACTTTCACCTGCCGAAGTCCACGCTGCTCATGCTCGTTTCCGCCTTTGCCGGCAAGGATTTTCTGCTGGAGGCATACGCGCAGGCAGTGGAGCGGCAGTTCCGTTTCTTCAGCTACGGCGATGCCATGTTCATCGAGTAA
- a CDS encoding SpoIID/LytB domain-containing protein, with translation MKRWLLLILALAFIPSLVARAALQPEMIRVAISKGVEVLRVDGAGILATDGKGDPLRLSYPLEVRRTREGLSVNGRHVGSLVASAPVYVLVNGKRYRGTIECLPDAKGILVVNELPLEEYLVGLINSEISSQWPIEAVKAQAVIARSYAVYQKGTRRNPLYDLESSIMDQVYDGSDSEDSRAARGVEETAGEILTYNGNVIRAFYHSNCGGHTEAAENVWGSSLPYLKGVECRYCTTAPSARWEQVLPLSRIETQLNAAGIPGAGIKEIVSGSRNRSGRLGEVILVTSRGRQVVPAGKFRMAVGSTIIKSTNFEVRTSAENASFSGNGYGHGVGLCQWGSKQRAADGFDYREILSYYYPGVRMSRLTAD, from the coding sequence GTGAAAAGATGGTTACTTCTCATTCTGGCGCTGGCATTCATCCCCTCCCTGGTGGCCCGTGCGGCTCTGCAACCGGAAATGATCAGAGTAGCCATCTCGAAGGGGGTCGAAGTTCTGCGGGTGGATGGGGCGGGAATTCTGGCAACCGACGGAAAGGGTGATCCCCTTCGTCTTTCCTACCCGCTGGAAGTAAGGAGGACCAGGGAAGGCCTGTCCGTGAATGGCCGCCATGTAGGGTCCCTTGTCGCGTCCGCACCCGTTTATGTACTTGTGAATGGTAAGCGCTACCGGGGCACCATCGAATGCCTCCCCGACGCCAAGGGGATCCTGGTCGTGAACGAGCTCCCGCTCGAAGAATACCTTGTAGGTCTGATCAACAGCGAGATTTCCTCTCAGTGGCCTATTGAGGCAGTGAAAGCTCAGGCCGTGATTGCCCGCTCCTATGCCGTTTACCAGAAGGGAACGCGCAGAAATCCGCTTTACGACCTGGAATCGAGCATCATGGACCAGGTATATGACGGATCGGACAGCGAGGACAGCCGTGCCGCACGTGGTGTCGAAGAGACTGCCGGTGAGATTCTTACATACAACGGCAATGTAATACGGGCCTTCTACCACTCGAATTGCGGCGGGCATACCGAAGCGGCGGAGAATGTCTGGGGCTCCTCGCTCCCATACCTCAAGGGGGTGGAATGCAGATACTGCACTACCGCTCCTTCAGCCCGGTGGGAGCAGGTGCTTCCACTAAGCAGGATAGAAACGCAGCTTAATGCTGCGGGCATCCCTGGCGCAGGAATCAAGGAAATCGTGTCGGGAAGCAGAAACAGGAGCGGCAGGCTCGGCGAGGTTATCCTAGTGACTTCCAGAGGACGGCAGGTCGTCCCTGCCGGCAAGTTTCGCATGGCTGTCGGCTCCACCATAATCAAGAGCACCAATTTCGAGGTAAGGACCTCCGCGGAGAACGCATCATTTTCCGGTAACGGCTACGGCCACGGAGTAGGGCTCTGCCAATGGGGATCGAAGCAGCGCGCAGCCGACGGATTCGACTACCGGGAAATACTTTCCTACTATTACCCGGGAGTCCGCATGAGCAGGTTGACGGCCGACTGA